A genome region from Armatimonadota bacterium includes the following:
- a CDS encoding DUF72 domain-containing protein, which translates to MPVQRPEAIRVGCCGFPRRLDLYAREMPVVEVQQTFYRPPRPATAARWRARVPESFEFTLKAWQLITHPPTSPTYRRLGRAIPEAHHDRYGSFAPTEEVAQAWEATREIARVLRARLVLFQCPASFLPSDGNVERLRRFFARVDRDGLRFAWEPRGAWPATLVRALCRELDLIHAVDPFVASPVAGRPRYYRLHGRGGYRYRYTDDDLALLRARCRGETYVLFNNVAMWEDARRFAALVRAGEPAGARAGRGARRVG; encoded by the coding sequence ATGCCCGTGCAACGCCCCGAGGCCATCCGCGTCGGCTGCTGCGGGTTCCCCCGCCGGCTCGACCTCTATGCCCGTGAGATGCCGGTGGTGGAAGTGCAGCAGACCTTCTACCGCCCGCCGCGCCCGGCCACGGCGGCGCGGTGGCGCGCGCGCGTCCCGGAGTCCTTCGAGTTCACCCTGAAGGCCTGGCAGCTCATCACCCACCCGCCCACCAGCCCGACCTACCGTCGCCTCGGCCGCGCCATCCCCGAGGCGCACCACGACCGCTACGGCAGCTTCGCCCCCACCGAGGAGGTGGCCCAGGCCTGGGAGGCGACGCGGGAGATCGCCCGGGTACTGCGCGCCCGCCTGGTCCTCTTCCAGTGCCCGGCCAGCTTCCTCCCCTCCGACGGCAACGTCGAGCGGCTGCGCCGCTTCTTCGCGCGGGTCGACCGGGACGGCCTGCGCTTCGCCTGGGAGCCCCGCGGTGCGTGGCCGGCTACCCTCGTGCGCGCGCTGTGCCGCGAGCTGGACCTGATCCACGCCGTGGACCCGTTCGTCGCGTCGCCGGTCGCCGGTCGGCCGCGCTACTACCGGTTGCACGGGCGCGGCGGGTACCGCTACCGCTACACCGACGACGACCTGGCCCTCCTGCGCGCCCGCTGCCGCGGCGAGACGTACGTCCTCTTCAACAACGTGGCCATGTGGGAGGACGCCCGCCGCTTCGCCGCGCTGGTGCGCGCGGGCGAGCCGGCGGGCGCCCGCGCGGGCCGGGGAGCGCGGCGCGTTGGCTGA
- the hisIE gene encoding bifunctional phosphoribosyl-AMP cyclohydrolase/phosphoribosyl-ATP diphosphatase HisIE — protein MSGTDAAGRPQPDPMPVRSVEDGRPAEDARAAEDARTRAVQFGPDGLLPVVAQEARTGRILMVAWMNAEALARTLATGQAWYWSRRRAALWRKGETSGHTQTVREVRVDCDGDALLLLVDQTGPACHTGEPSCFFRAPDGSTLLPPATPGGAAPDILDELFALLVRRRAELPAGSYTTALLRAGRARIGAKVREEAGELVRAAVAERDERVAEEAADLLYHTLVLLVERGVSLEAVRGVLRRRRAGRGGP, from the coding sequence ATGAGCGGGACGGACGCCGCCGGCAGGCCGCAGCCCGACCCCATGCCGGTGCGGTCGGTCGAGGATGGGCGGCCTGCCGAGGACGCGCGGGCTGCGGAGGACGCGCGGACGCGCGCCGTGCAGTTCGGCCCGGACGGTCTTCTGCCGGTCGTCGCGCAGGAGGCGCGCACCGGTCGGATCCTCATGGTGGCGTGGATGAACGCCGAGGCGCTGGCGCGCACGCTGGCCACCGGGCAGGCCTGGTACTGGAGCCGCCGCCGAGCGGCGCTGTGGCGCAAGGGCGAGACCTCCGGCCACACCCAGACGGTGCGCGAGGTGCGGGTGGACTGCGACGGCGACGCTCTGCTGCTGCTGGTGGACCAGACCGGCCCCGCCTGCCACACCGGCGAGCCTTCCTGCTTCTTCCGCGCTCCCGATGGTTCGACCCTCCTCCCGCCGGCGACACCCGGGGGAGCGGCGCCCGACATCCTGGACGAGCTCTTTGCGCTGCTCGTCCGCCGCCGTGCCGAGCTGCCCGCAGGGTCCTACACCACCGCCCTCCTGCGAGCCGGGCGCGCGCGCATCGGGGCGAAGGTCCGTGAGGAGGCCGGAGAACTCGTGCGCGCGGCCGTCGCCGAGCGCGATGAGCGGGTGGCCGAGGAGGCGGCCGACCTCCTCTACCACACCCTGGTGCTGCTGGTCGAGCGCGGCGTGAGCCTGGAGGCGGTGCGCGGCGTGCTGCGGCGCCGCCGCGCCGGGAGGGGCGGTCCGTAG
- the hisF gene encoding imidazole glycerol phosphate synthase subunit HisF: MVAARIIPCLDVDAGRVVKGVRFVNLRDAGDPAELAALYDREGADEVVFLDITASVEGRETLEAAVRAAAARLTIPLTVGGGVRSVEDVRRLLRAGADKVAVNTAAVADPALVEEAADRFGSQCVVVAIDAKRRAAGDGWEVYTHGGRRPTGRDAVAWAQEVAARGAGEILLTSIDRDGTQEGYDLALTRAVAEAVAIPVIASGGAGTPEHVHAVLTAGKADAALAASIFHTGAVRIDEVKRYLEARGVAVRRETPVGGPIP; encoded by the coding sequence ATGGTAGCCGCGCGCATCATCCCCTGCCTGGACGTGGATGCCGGCCGGGTGGTGAAGGGTGTCCGCTTCGTGAACCTGCGTGACGCCGGCGACCCCGCCGAGCTGGCCGCGCTCTACGACCGGGAGGGCGCGGACGAGGTGGTCTTCCTCGACATCACGGCCTCCGTGGAGGGCCGGGAGACGCTCGAGGCGGCGGTGCGGGCGGCCGCGGCCCGTCTCACCATCCCGCTGACCGTCGGCGGCGGGGTGCGCTCGGTGGAGGACGTGCGGCGGCTCCTGCGGGCGGGCGCGGACAAGGTGGCGGTCAACACGGCGGCGGTGGCCGACCCGGCGCTGGTCGAGGAGGCGGCCGACCGCTTCGGCAGCCAGTGCGTGGTCGTGGCCATCGACGCGAAGCGGCGCGCCGCCGGCGACGGGTGGGAGGTCTACACCCACGGCGGCCGCCGCCCCACCGGGCGGGACGCGGTGGCGTGGGCGCAGGAGGTGGCCGCGCGGGGCGCCGGGGAGATCCTGCTGACGAGCATCGACCGCGACGGCACCCAGGAGGGCTACGACCTGGCGCTCACGCGCGCCGTCGCCGAGGCCGTGGCGATCCCGGTCATCGCCTCGGGCGGGGCGGGGACCCCGGAGCACGTCCACGCCGTCCTCACCGCGGGCAAGGCCGATGCCGCCCTGGCCGCGTCCATCTTCCACACGGGGGCGGTGCGCATCGACGAGGTGAAGCGCTACCTGGAGGCGCGGGGCGTGGCGGTGCGCCGGGAGACGCCGGTGGGAGGACCGATCCCATGA
- the hisA gene encoding 1-(5-phosphoribosyl)-5-[(5-phosphoribosylamino)methylideneamino]imidazole-4-carboxamide isomerase has protein sequence MTLPAPLRTFAVIPAVDLRAGRCVRLVQGDPARERVYSGDPVAVARTWAQRGAPWLHVVDLDGAFAGRPVHRDLIEAIARAVPVPVQAGGGVRTLEDVERLLAAGVARVVLGTAALALAPAATGRFGERVAAALDVRGGRAMVDGWRAAGDAPLDLARRLVDAGIRRFIYTAVSRDGTLTGPDVEAVRAFCRAVQVPVLAAGGVGRPEDLAALAEAGAAGAIVGRALYEGRVDLMAVGTGTATGGGAW, from the coding sequence ATGACGCTCCCCGCGCCGCTCCGCACGTTCGCGGTGATCCCGGCGGTGGACCTGCGCGCCGGCCGCTGCGTCCGCCTCGTCCAGGGGGATCCCGCCCGCGAGCGCGTCTACAGTGGCGACCCGGTGGCGGTGGCGCGGACCTGGGCACAGCGGGGCGCTCCCTGGCTGCACGTGGTGGACCTCGATGGCGCCTTCGCCGGCCGTCCCGTGCACCGCGACCTCATCGAGGCGATCGCCCGGGCGGTCCCCGTGCCGGTGCAGGCCGGCGGCGGCGTGCGCACGCTCGAGGACGTCGAGCGGCTGCTCGCTGCCGGCGTGGCCCGCGTGGTGCTCGGCACCGCCGCCCTGGCCCTGGCCCCTGCGGCGACGGGGCGGTTCGGCGAGCGGGTCGCTGCGGCCCTGGACGTGCGGGGCGGGCGGGCGATGGTGGACGGGTGGAGGGCGGCCGGGGACGCCCCGCTCGACCTGGCCCGGCGGCTGGTCGACGCGGGGATCCGGCGCTTCATCTACACGGCGGTGAGCAGGGACGGGACGCTGACAGGACCGGACGTGGAGGCGGTCCGGGCCTTCTGCCGGGCTGTGCAGGTCCCCGTCCTGGCGGCCGGGGGCGTGGGCCGCCCCGAGGACCTGGCGGCGCTGGCGGAGGCGGGCGCGGCCGGGGCCATCGTGGGCCGGGCGCTGTACGAGGGACGGGTTGACCTGATGGCTGTCGGAACGGGAACGGCCACGGGAGGAGGCGCATGGTAG
- the hisH gene encoding imidazole glycerol phosphate synthase subunit HisH codes for MSAPGAPSVPQAPRVGVIDYGAGNLFSLVGALTRAGAAVTVLPAPAPEAGPWALLVLPGVGAFPPAMARLAAAGFPAWLVEEVRRGTPLLGVCLGMQLLFERSGEGGGAEGLGLLPGEVVRLPAELKVPHMGWNRLRCTAAHPVLDGLEGAWAYFVHSYVVRPGRTEDVLAVTDYGGPVAAVVGRGALLGVQFHPEKSGATGRRLLEGIVRLAAAGRLGGEPRHPAPVP; via the coding sequence GTGAGCGCTCCGGGCGCCCCGTCCGTGCCGCAGGCCCCGCGCGTCGGCGTGATCGACTACGGGGCCGGCAACCTCTTCAGCCTGGTGGGCGCGCTCACCCGCGCGGGTGCGGCGGTGACGGTGTTGCCCGCGCCCGCGCCGGAAGCCGGTCCGTGGGCGTTGCTGGTGCTGCCCGGTGTGGGCGCCTTCCCGCCGGCCATGGCCCGTCTGGCCGCCGCCGGGTTTCCGGCCTGGCTGGTGGAGGAGGTGCGACGGGGCACCCCGCTGCTGGGCGTCTGCCTGGGGATGCAGCTGCTCTTCGAGCGCAGCGGCGAAGGCGGCGGGGCGGAGGGGCTGGGGCTGCTCCCCGGCGAGGTGGTCCGGCTGCCGGCGGAGCTGAAGGTCCCGCACATGGGCTGGAACCGCCTGCGCTGCACGGCCGCGCACCCGGTGCTGGACGGCCTCGAGGGCGCGTGGGCCTACTTCGTCCACAGCTACGTCGTGCGCCCGGGCCGCACGGAGGATGTCCTGGCCGTCACCGACTACGGCGGCCCCGTGGCGGCAGTGGTGGGCCGTGGAGCGCTCCTCGGGGTGCAGTTCCACCCGGAGAAGAGCGGGGCGACCGGCCGCCGCCTGCTGGAAGGGATCGTCCGCCTGGCCGCTGCGGGCCGGCTGGGCGGCGAGCCCCGCCATCCGGCGCCCGTGCCATGA
- the hisB gene encoding imidazoleglycerol-phosphate dehydratase HisB gives MPPGARASAAGGGERALRLARVERRTAETAVTVALTLDGAGESVVATGVPFLDHMLTALARHSGFDLEVHARGDLAVDPHHTVEDTGIVLGQALREAVGSGQGIVRFASQHVPMDDALVLAAVDVGGRPYLHYGLTVPPQLLGTFPTDLAREFFRAFTTHAAVTLHLVQWHGENAHHVLEAAFKGTGIVLGRATRVRGEAIPSTKGVL, from the coding sequence ATGCCGCCGGGGGCGCGCGCGTCGGCAGCGGGCGGCGGGGAGCGCGCCCTGCGGTTGGCGCGCGTGGAGCGCCGCACCGCCGAGACGGCGGTGACCGTGGCGCTCACCCTGGACGGTGCCGGCGAGAGCGTGGTGGCGACCGGGGTGCCCTTCCTCGACCACATGCTCACCGCCCTGGCCCGGCACAGCGGCTTCGACCTGGAGGTCCACGCGCGGGGCGACCTGGCGGTCGACCCCCACCACACCGTCGAGGACACGGGGATCGTGCTGGGCCAGGCCCTGCGCGAGGCCGTCGGCAGCGGGCAGGGGATCGTGCGCTTCGCCTCGCAGCACGTGCCCATGGACGACGCGCTCGTGCTGGCCGCCGTCGACGTGGGCGGCCGCCCCTACCTGCACTACGGGCTGACCGTGCCGCCGCAGCTCCTCGGCACGTTCCCCACCGACCTCGCGCGGGAGTTCTTCCGTGCCTTCACCACGCACGCCGCGGTCACGCTCCACCTGGTGCAGTGGCACGGCGAGAACGCGCACCACGTGCTGGAGGCGGCCTTCAAGGGGACGGGGATCGTCCTGGGACGGGCTACCCGGGTGCGCGGCGAGGCCATCCCCTCGACGAAGGGCGTGCTGTGA
- a CDS encoding aminotransferase class I/II-fold pyridoxal phosphate-dependent enzyme — protein MPRPGVRPIPQRARPRPEVAALPLYRVAQHAPVRLNRNESPADWPADLKRVVLERVAARAWHRYPEADAAEVRAALARLEGVDPEMMLATNGSNEAILGVLLAFAAGGAVVFPVPGYSMVRALAASAGARLVEVPLRPNFALDPGAVLAAARHATARQTAAGEPAADGAGSGETAPVVFLTSPNNPTGNAFSPEAVEAVVRGAPGLVVVDEAYAAFAGRTHRPLLDRYPHVALLRTASKALALAGARIGWIVADPEVIGAVRRALPPYTLNVFSLEAARAAAERPDLVAERVRTVVAERERLAGALREVPGVTVFPSDANFLLFRTPLPAPEVAARLLAHGVLVRDVSAWPALAGCLRVSVGQPGEDDRFVAALRRVLGEGA, from the coding sequence ATGCCGCGCCCCGGCGTCCGCCCGATCCCGCAGCGCGCCCGGCCCCGCCCGGAAGTGGCCGCGCTGCCCCTGTACCGGGTCGCGCAGCACGCGCCGGTGCGGCTCAACCGGAACGAGAGCCCGGCCGACTGGCCGGCCGACCTCAAGCGCGTCGTCCTGGAGCGCGTGGCCGCCCGGGCGTGGCACCGCTACCCGGAGGCCGACGCGGCGGAGGTGCGCGCGGCGCTGGCCCGCCTGGAGGGCGTCGACCCGGAGATGATGCTGGCGACGAACGGCTCCAACGAGGCCATCCTGGGAGTGCTGCTGGCCTTCGCCGCCGGCGGTGCCGTGGTCTTCCCGGTGCCCGGGTACTCGATGGTCCGGGCGCTGGCGGCGAGCGCCGGCGCGCGTCTGGTCGAGGTGCCGCTGCGCCCTAACTTCGCGCTCGACCCCGGGGCGGTGCTGGCGGCCGCGCGCCACGCAACCGCGCGCCAGACGGCAGCGGGCGAACCGGCAGCGGATGGGGCGGGTTCGGGCGAGACCGCGCCCGTGGTCTTCCTCACCTCGCCCAACAACCCTACCGGGAACGCCTTCTCCCCCGAGGCCGTGGAGGCGGTCGTGCGCGGCGCCCCCGGGCTCGTGGTGGTCGACGAGGCTTATGCCGCCTTCGCCGGGCGCACGCACCGGCCGCTGCTAGACCGGTACCCGCACGTCGCCCTGCTGCGTACCGCGTCGAAGGCGTTGGCGCTCGCCGGCGCACGGATCGGCTGGATCGTCGCCGACCCGGAGGTCATCGGCGCGGTGCGCCGGGCGTTGCCACCCTACACGCTGAACGTCTTCTCGCTGGAGGCGGCCCGGGCCGCGGCGGAACGCCCCGACCTCGTGGCCGAGCGGGTGCGGACGGTGGTGGCGGAGCGGGAGCGGCTGGCCGGTGCGCTCCGAGAGGTGCCGGGTGTCACCGTCTTCCCCTCCGACGCCAACTTCCTCCTCTTTCGCACGCCGCTGCCCGCGCCCGAGGTGGCGGCGCGCCTCCTGGCGCACGGGGTGCTGGTGCGCGACGTCTCCGCCTGGCCGGCGCTGGCCGGCTGCCTGCGGGTGAGCGTGGGGCAGCCGGGGGAGGACGACCGGTTCGTCGCCGCCCTGCGGCGCGTGCTGGGGGAGGGCGCCTGA
- the hisG gene encoding ATP phosphoribosyltransferase, producing the protein MEPLTLAVPTGRLFPEAVALLQRLRLLDAPPPERALVLPGPEGGRILVAKPLDILTYVEHGAADAGIVGQDLLLEQEADVYELADLGFGACRAVVAVPAGREALLAGSAPLRVATRYPRVTARFFEQARRPVEVIVLHGALELAPQVGLADAIVDLVMTGRTLRANRLVEVAEVFRSTARLVVNRVSLRLKAPGVRALLEAVAPAVQAT; encoded by the coding sequence GTGGAGCCACTGACGCTGGCCGTCCCCACCGGCCGCCTCTTCCCCGAGGCCGTGGCGCTGCTGCAGCGGCTCCGGCTGCTCGACGCCCCGCCGCCCGAGCGCGCCCTCGTCCTGCCGGGGCCGGAGGGCGGGCGCATCCTCGTGGCCAAGCCGCTCGACATCCTCACGTACGTGGAGCACGGCGCGGCCGACGCGGGCATCGTCGGCCAGGACCTGCTCCTCGAGCAGGAGGCCGACGTCTACGAGCTGGCCGACCTGGGGTTCGGCGCCTGCCGGGCTGTGGTGGCGGTGCCGGCCGGCCGGGAGGCGCTGCTCGCCGGCTCGGCCCCGCTGCGCGTGGCCACCCGCTACCCGCGCGTGACGGCGCGGTTCTTCGAGCAGGCCCGCCGTCCGGTGGAGGTCATCGTCCTGCACGGGGCGCTGGAGCTGGCCCCGCAGGTGGGCCTGGCGGACGCCATCGTCGACCTGGTGATGACCGGTCGCACGCTGCGGGCGAACCGCCTGGTCGAGGTGGCCGAGGTCTTCCGCTCCACCGCCCGGTTGGTGGTAAACCGGGTGAGCCTGCGGCTCAAGGCGCCGGGCGTGCGGGCGCTGCTCGAGGCGGTGGCGCCTGCGGTGCAGGCCACATGA
- the hisZ gene encoding ATP phosphoribosyltransferase regulatory subunit, whose product MRLRTGPRQRWAALPRGLRDLAPAEAARHLRVVGRLRGTFRAWGYREVLTPALEYLETLVHGGGPGIQDRLFKVVGRRGELLALRPDLTVSIARLAATRLLPDAAGPLRLAYVAPVYREQEEGRGRLREFTQAGVERLGEDGVDADAEVIALAVEALRRAGIARPVVTVGHIGFLDDALGALPPETRDALVARLYRKQFAGIETTVPDRHLGAFLRELPLLQGGDALAAARAVVRTERGEAALAGLEALLGRLEEHGVGEAAAVDLSIIRDFSYYTGVVFEGYGAGSGYPLLGGGRYDGLLAAFGTPAPATGFALGVDRVVALVADGEEELDVLIAWAEPTARASALRLARGLREAGAAVIAEPGRSWEKTLDRAGREGARWVMWVDGDGARVRRLRGDGPTVERRVPVAGAADVVAAADAHQVAGGPEVGAWSH is encoded by the coding sequence CTGCGCCTGCGCACCGGCCCCCGCCAGCGCTGGGCCGCGCTGCCCCGCGGCCTGCGCGACCTGGCCCCCGCCGAGGCGGCCCGCCACCTGCGGGTGGTCGGCCGCCTGCGGGGCACCTTCCGCGCCTGGGGCTACCGCGAGGTCCTCACCCCCGCGCTGGAGTACCTGGAGACGCTCGTCCACGGCGGCGGGCCCGGGATCCAGGACCGCCTCTTCAAGGTGGTCGGCCGGCGGGGGGAGCTGCTGGCCCTGCGCCCCGACCTGACCGTCTCCATCGCCCGGCTGGCCGCCACCCGTCTCCTGCCGGATGCCGCCGGGCCGCTGCGCCTGGCCTACGTGGCGCCGGTCTACCGGGAGCAGGAGGAGGGGCGGGGGCGGCTGCGGGAGTTCACGCAGGCCGGGGTCGAGCGCCTGGGCGAGGACGGCGTAGACGCGGACGCCGAGGTGATCGCGCTGGCCGTGGAGGCGCTGCGGCGCGCCGGCATCGCCCGGCCGGTCGTGACGGTGGGCCACATCGGCTTCCTGGACGACGCCCTGGGCGCGCTGCCCCCGGAGACGCGGGACGCGCTCGTGGCCCGTCTCTACCGCAAGCAGTTCGCCGGCATCGAGACGACGGTCCCCGACCGGCACCTCGGCGCGTTCCTTCGCGAGCTGCCGCTGCTGCAGGGGGGTGACGCCCTGGCGGCGGCGCGGGCGGTGGTGCGCACGGAACGCGGGGAGGCCGCGCTCGCGGGGCTCGAGGCGCTGCTGGGCCGGCTGGAGGAGCACGGTGTGGGCGAGGCGGCGGCGGTCGACCTCAGCATCATCCGGGACTTCAGCTACTACACCGGCGTCGTCTTCGAGGGCTACGGGGCCGGCTCGGGCTACCCGCTGCTCGGCGGCGGGCGGTACGATGGCCTCCTGGCCGCCTTCGGGACCCCTGCCCCGGCGACGGGGTTCGCCCTGGGCGTCGACCGCGTGGTGGCCCTCGTCGCGGACGGCGAGGAGGAGCTGGACGTCCTCATCGCCTGGGCGGAACCGACGGCGCGCGCCTCCGCGTTGCGCCTGGCCCGCGGCCTGCGCGAGGCCGGGGCCGCCGTCATCGCCGAGCCGGGCCGCTCCTGGGAGAAGACCCTGGACCGGGCCGGGCGCGAAGGCGCGCGCTGGGTGATGTGGGTGGACGGCGACGGTGCTCGCGTGCGCCGGCTCCGCGGCGACGGTCCCACCGTCGAGCGGCGCGTGCCGGTGGCAGGGGCCGCCGACGTGGTGGCCGCCGCGGACGCCCACCAGGTGGCCGGGGGTCCGGAGGTGGGAGCGTGGAGCCACTGA
- the efeU gene encoding iron uptake transporter permease EfeU yields MASSLLITLREGLEAALILGIILAYLARTGHRDKAGAVWLGTVSSIVLSVAAGVAIFLTAGGLEGHAEEIFEGATMVAAAGVLAYMIFWMRRQAIGIRAHLQAQVQTALESGSLWALGLLAFVAVGREGLETVLFMIAAITTASASAALLGGGLGLAAAAVLGYLLYRGTYRLNLRAFFNVTSILLLLFAAGLLAHGLHEFHEAGLVPALVEPVWNTNAVLDERSLLGSFLAALFGYNGDPSLVEVVAYGGYLGLVGWAYFRPPTLRELRPTTERVG; encoded by the coding sequence ATGGCTTCGTCTCTGCTGATCACCCTGCGGGAGGGTCTGGAAGCGGCGCTGATCCTCGGCATCATCCTGGCCTACCTGGCCAGGACCGGACACCGGGACAAGGCGGGCGCCGTCTGGCTGGGGACCGTGTCGAGCATCGTGCTCAGCGTGGCCGCCGGCGTAGCGATCTTCCTCACGGCTGGGGGCCTGGAGGGGCACGCCGAGGAGATCTTCGAGGGCGCTACCATGGTGGCGGCCGCGGGCGTCCTCGCCTACATGATCTTCTGGATGCGGCGTCAGGCCATCGGCATCCGGGCGCACCTGCAGGCCCAGGTGCAGACGGCGCTGGAATCCGGCTCCCTGTGGGCGCTGGGCCTGCTGGCCTTCGTCGCGGTGGGGCGGGAAGGGCTCGAGACCGTCCTCTTCATGATCGCGGCGATCACGACCGCCTCGGCCTCCGCGGCGCTGCTGGGCGGAGGGCTCGGCCTCGCGGCCGCGGCGGTGCTGGGCTACCTGCTCTACCGCGGCACCTACCGGCTGAACCTGCGGGCGTTCTTCAACGTCACCAGCATCCTGCTGCTCCTCTTCGCGGCCGGGTTGCTCGCCCACGGCCTTCACGAGTTCCACGAGGCCGGCCTGGTACCGGCGCTCGTGGAGCCCGTCTGGAACACGAACGCCGTGCTGGACGAACGGTCCCTCTTGGGGAGTTTCCTGGCCGCGCTCTTCGGCTACAACGGCGACCCCTCGCTGGTGGAGGTCGTGGCCTACGGGGGCTACCTCGGGCTCGTGGGGTGGGCCTACTTCCGCCCGCCCACCCTCCGGGAGCTGCGCCCGACGACCGAGCGCGTCGGTTAG
- a CDS encoding YerC/YecD family TrpR-related protein, giving the protein MAVPRPRRPINPRLKDPLADRFCQAVLTLTSVEECYRFFEDVATIGEFKAMAQRLEIARLLFEGRTYQEVAARTGASSATISRVRRFLEYGADGYRLVLTRLGVRPGRGGRG; this is encoded by the coding sequence ATGGCCGTGCCACGCCCCCGGCGTCCCATCAACCCGCGCCTGAAGGACCCGCTGGCCGACCGGTTCTGCCAGGCGGTGCTCACCCTCACCTCCGTGGAGGAGTGCTACCGGTTCTTCGAGGACGTCGCCACCATCGGCGAGTTCAAGGCGATGGCGCAGCGCCTGGAGATCGCCCGCCTCCTCTTCGAGGGACGGACCTACCAGGAGGTGGCGGCGCGCACGGGGGCCAGCAGCGCCACCATCAGCCGTGTGCGCCGCTTCCTGGAGTACGGCGCCGACGGCTACCGCCTGGTGCTCACCCGTCTGGGTGTGCGCCCGGGGCGGGGGGGCCGCGGTTGA
- a CDS encoding Uma2 family endonuclease yields MVVRIDLLRAVTDEELLRLSERNPGYQFERTADGRLVVSPPGGEHGRRSVNLGYQLQGWNERTRTGVVFDSSTGFRLPDGALFSPDASWVSRERWEVLTRQEREGFVPLCPDAVFELRSRGQDAEEVREKLQAYLRNGARVAVLVDPYTRTVEVHRPGRAPEVSREPARVPLDPELPGFELELKPLFED; encoded by the coding sequence GTGGTGGTTCGGATCGACCTGCTGCGGGCGGTAACGGACGAGGAGCTGTTGCGGCTCTCGGAGCGGAACCCGGGGTATCAGTTTGAGCGCACCGCGGACGGGAGGCTGGTGGTGAGCCCTCCGGGAGGAGAGCATGGGCGGCGCAGCGTGAACTTGGGCTACCAGCTCCAGGGGTGGAATGAGCGGACCCGGACCGGTGTCGTCTTCGACTCCTCCACGGGATTTCGGCTTCCCGACGGGGCGCTGTTCTCTCCCGACGCATCCTGGGTGTCCCGAGAGCGGTGGGAGGTCCTGACCCGGCAGGAACGGGAGGGGTTCGTGCCCCTGTGCCCGGACGCGGTCTTTGAACTCCGCTCACGGGGGCAGGACGCCGAAGAGGTGCGTGAGAAGCTGCAGGCCTACCTGAGGAACGGCGCGCGGGTGGCCGTGCTGGTGGACCCCTACACGCGAACGGTGGAGGTTCACCGCCCGGGCCGCGCGCCTGAGGTCAGTCGCGAGCCCGCGCGTGTTCCACTGGATCCGGAGCTCCCGGGCTTTGAGCTGGAGCTGAAGCCCCTCTTCGAGGACTGA
- a CDS encoding kelch repeat-containing protein, with product MARISPGQALRPVSTPPAPALAFLTVLALLSTQAVPLRAAPGAGRWESRARMPSERTEVAGAALGGRIYVIGGLVPGGVTGAVEEYDPAANTWHPRTSLPIAVHHAAAAAVGGRLYVIGGFDARWTPLAAVFEYDPAQDRWRQRAPLPTPRGALAAAVVDGRIIAVGGVGPGGDVTAVELYDPDQDRWRALAPMAVARDHLGAVAVDGRVYAFGGRRSGRNLPVTEVYDPAADTWRMAAPMPTPRSGYGAAAVGPRVFVMGGELGRPTTYPENEEFDTRTGSWTPRAPMPTPRHGLAAVALEGRVYALSGGPRPGGSFSGANEVYIPD from the coding sequence ATGGCGCGCATCTCGCCCGGTCAGGCCCTCCGCCCCGTCTCCACCCCGCCTGCCCCTGCCCTGGCCTTCCTGACCGTCCTGGCGCTCCTCAGCACGCAGGCGGTCCCGCTGCGGGCTGCCCCCGGTGCGGGACGCTGGGAGTCCCGGGCACGGATGCCCTCAGAGCGCACCGAGGTGGCGGGGGCCGCGCTGGGCGGGCGGATCTACGTCATTGGCGGTCTGGTCCCGGGCGGGGTGACGGGGGCGGTGGAGGAGTACGATCCCGCCGCGAACACCTGGCACCCCCGGACCTCCCTGCCCATCGCCGTGCACCACGCCGCCGCGGCCGCCGTCGGCGGCCGGCTCTACGTCATCGGCGGGTTCGACGCGCGCTGGACACCGCTCGCCGCCGTCTTCGAGTACGACCCCGCACAGGACCGCTGGCGGCAGCGCGCGCCGCTGCCGACCCCGCGCGGGGCGCTCGCCGCAGCGGTCGTGGACGGGCGCATCATCGCCGTGGGCGGCGTGGGGCCGGGAGGCGACGTGACGGCCGTCGAGCTGTACGATCCGGACCAGGACCGGTGGCGAGCGCTCGCCCCCATGGCCGTGGCGCGCGACCACCTGGGGGCCGTGGCGGTGGATGGGAGGGTCTATGCCTTCGGCGGACGGCGGAGTGGGCGGAACCTGCCGGTCACCGAGGTCTACGACCCGGCCGCCGACACCTGGCGCATGGCGGCACCGATGCCGACGCCGCGCAGCGGGTACGGTGCGGCTGCGGTGGGTCCCCGCGTCTTCGTCATGGGCGGGGAACTGGGCCGGCCCACCACCTACCCCGAGAACGAGGAGTTCGACACGCGCACGGGGAGCTGGACCCCCCGCGCGCCCATGCCCACGCCGCGCCACGGGCTGGCCGCGGTGGCGCTGGAGGGGCGCGTCTACGCCCTCAGCGGCGGGCCGCGCCCGGGCGGGTCGTTCAGCGGCGCCAACGAGGTCTACATCCCCGACTGA